Within Quercus lobata isolate SW786 chromosome 5, ValleyOak3.0 Primary Assembly, whole genome shotgun sequence, the genomic segment AAATCTCTCAAAGTGTATTTAAGAATAGTCCAAGAGTCATTTTTACAATAGTTTCGTATGTATGTATGAATGTAGGGCTAATTGCCTAATTCATAGTAATTCTTTATCAGTCGATGGTGAGTCTTGTTCTCCTTTATCTGATGTGACTGGATTGAGTGCGGGCTGAGCACAAATCCATCATGATTCGATTGTGGAACCCCTATATgaatatatttacaatattacATCACCATTTAATAATCatgcataataaattttatgccAGAGATCATATATTCCATGTTTAGGcctataaaaatattaatcctGAAGTTCTAAAACACAGGAACATGGGAGATATAATCTCTCAATTATCAAGCTTTTGCTACATATCCACACCTTACTCAAAAGGATTATTTCTTTGTAggacaaataataaaattgataatgtgTGTCCACCTTATATAATGCAAAGCCTTCCCAGTCTTGTTAAAATATAATGCAATAGTATTATTTATTGGGATTGGTTAATGTATGCCTTTAGAGTATTCATTAACCATccatttttagaaatattttatggaaaattgaaaaaactgtcaaaaaagttaataactttttcctttttctataaaagtttcctaaaatggtttCTAACCTTTAGGGCATACAATAATAAAACCCTTATTTGAAATCTAAATTTCATTCCACCCTTTTCCGTTTATAAATATGTTAGTTCTAATTAATTTGGAGCTATTTTCTCTCAATTCATTATGTTGTGATTAAAGAGACCATTCATGTATggttttagtgtcataattttttaatgtgttatatgatttgtttaaataataaaaattaataaagaataatCATTAGGAAAGAGCGTCATAAGTTGAATAATAATACAcactaataattttataagtcAGAACAAAATAGAACAGAAGAGGTAGCTCAAAACTAGTTCAGAAGTAAACTTTGTCTTGATATTTTTGCAAGACAgggtccctttttttttttttttggtaattgagTACAAGGTCAATTGTTATTAGTATGTGCCTACCGGAAAAAATTTAGGTACTCAGGAGCAAtgcttcttcctcttctatGAGGGATGGGCCTATCTGTAAATCTCACCATGAGACTCACCTCTCAtgtgagagagaagaaaacatTGCTCCTACAATATGTAAGAATTTCCTGTGCCTACCTACTTAACATTTAGCTAATGGGTCATCGTAAGTAAAAAAGGGGGGAAGGGTCCAATTAGTAGTGTACGGACTACAGAGATGACATTCAATTACCCCAGTCTTTGCGGTGGGCAGTTGAATAAGCCTTTACTGCTGTGCTCTCTTTACAACTTCTAAACATCATAATTTTCAACGATATCtcctatgaatttttttatacgATATTTTAATAGCAAGAAAGGGCATTCGTCAATACATATTTCTTTATTGGAAAAACTCCACATCTCTTTCACTCCCCAAGTCCTTTTTGGACATTTGGTAACCATAATAAATTGCAGTTTGTGCAGTTGAGTTCGTCCATTCCGAAATTGTGAGAGCCAAAGCTGAGTATTATTCTCTCCTACCCTGATCCTTTGCTCTCATAGCTTCTTTTTGTGTCAAAACTCAAGAGTGATGGCTGAGAATTCAGGAACCAATGGCAACGATGCTGTTGCTTTGAATGTTAATCATGAAACTCCAACCTATGCCTTCAAACCCAGCCGTGAATCTGGCTTCCGTGTCTCTATACCTTTCATGCAGAAGGTGAGTACTCCTCATCTGCTTCCAAGTACTAATATTTGCCTTTCCTTTGAacccatttgaaaaaaaattcatgctcATTCTCACCGACAACTATGTTGTAATTAATTTCTCTGTGATAAATGAAAGACAGCATAGTTGGtttcttttacttctttcaTCTATTTGATATCATATAGATAAACAAATCTcatatgccaaaattttttttttgctgggtaaTTGCGAGGATAGAACCCCTGAGCTAACGGTTACATACGAAACCGGACACCACTAGGCTACAAGGCCTGGTGGTAAATCTTATATACCAATTGTCCTCAAAAAAACATAttctatatatgtttttttttgttctgtctAATTAAGGCAACTTCTTCTACCAAGTACAAATCTTGAAGAGAATTTAACACGGAAATTTTTGTTGATGGCAGTTGATTGCAGAGGCGGTGGGTACATACTTCTTGATATTTGTGGGCTGTGCTGCGGTGGTGGTGAATTTGGACAAGGACAAGGTTGTGACTATGCCAGGAATTGCAATAGTTTGGGGACTGGCCGTGACGGTTCTGATTTACTCTGTTGGCCACATCTCTGGTGCTCATTTTAACCCAGCAGTCACTATTGCTTTTGCCACTTGCAAAAGATTTCCAGCCAAGCAGGTAAACTACACCAACCATAGTCTCCTCTCCAAGAATTTTGGTATTTAGCGACGACCGAAAAGTCTTTTCGGTTTCGGTCGTCGCTAAAAGTACACATCATTACTGCAAGAAatgatcatgaagaaacaaaatttcacatctttacaaaaaaaaaaacatagttcaaTTTTGGTATATTTTCAGTCTTAAACTCTTAATGCTTGTATTTTAACATAATGTTCTACAAACCATGCTATACTCAACTGATCTGTTGATCTAATTTACTACCCTGTTGTTTAATTAAGATCAAAGTGATGGCTATGTAAATCAGatttctctctctgatctgaTCCCCTTTTTTTCCTGttaaatttttatcttgtagGTGCCTGCTTATATAGCAGCTCAAGTCCTTGGATCAACACTTGCAAGTGGAACTCTTAGGTTGCTCTTCCAAGGGCAGCATAACCACTTTGCAGGAACACTGCCGGCTGGGTCAAACATGCAGTCTTTTGTGATTGAGTTCATAATCACATTCTTCCTCATGTTTGTCATATCCGGTGTTGCCACTGATAACAGAGCTGTTAGTTCTTATCCCTATATATTGCTCCAATTTTGATATAGAGTTACCaaacaatttataatttttttttttttttttttggaagagatAATTTATGATTAGCAATTAGCAACTGTGGTTGGTTAATTAgtttttggacaaagtttacatccaaataaatcaattt encodes:
- the LOC115992677 gene encoding aquaporin NIP1-2-like; amino-acid sequence: MAENSGTNGNDAVALNVNHETPTYAFKPSRESGFRVSIPFMQKLIAEAVGTYFLIFVGCAAVVVNLDKDKVVTMPGIAIVWGLAVTVLIYSVGHISGAHFNPAVTIAFATCKRFPAKQVPAYIAAQVLGSTLASGTLRLLFQGQHNHFAGTLPAGSNMQSFVIEFIITFFLMFVISGVATDNRAIGELAGLAVGSTILLNVMFSGPITGASMNPARSLGPAIVHSEYRGIWIYMVAPILGAISGAWVYNVIRYTDKPVREITTSGSFLKESKNNNTI